In Polyangiaceae bacterium, a genomic segment contains:
- a CDS encoding SDR family oxidoreductase, which produces MEQSLQGKVCVVTGANTGIGKVTAQELARAGATVVLACRSRQKTEEAMNDIRKDIPEAKLEFLELDLASLESVRKAAAEFLASERPLHILVNNAGLAGTRGQTKDGFELTFGVNHVGPYLFTRLLLDRVVESAPARIVNVSSKSHYQTKDFDLSGVKERTKTIGGIPEYALSKLANVLFTIELDKRLQGTGVSTYALHPGVVASDVWRSVPWPVRSVIKLFMLTNEEGAQTTLHCALSDEAGKESGLYYEKSRPKKASRLARDPALPKQLWDASAEWVGIPTETEKRAISNGQHAQNQTA; this is translated from the coding sequence ATGGAACAAAGCCTTCAGGGGAAAGTGTGCGTGGTCACCGGGGCAAACACCGGGATCGGCAAGGTCACCGCGCAAGAGTTGGCCAGGGCTGGAGCGACCGTAGTCTTGGCTTGTCGCTCTCGGCAGAAAACCGAAGAGGCGATGAATGATATCCGCAAGGATATCCCTGAGGCGAAGCTCGAGTTCCTAGAGTTGGATCTGGCGTCTCTCGAGTCCGTACGCAAGGCTGCCGCGGAGTTCTTGGCGTCAGAGCGACCGCTTCATATCTTGGTCAACAACGCCGGCCTCGCGGGCACGCGTGGTCAGACCAAAGACGGCTTCGAGTTGACGTTTGGCGTCAACCACGTCGGTCCCTACCTCTTCACCCGACTGCTGCTCGACCGCGTCGTGGAGAGCGCGCCAGCTCGCATCGTCAACGTCTCGAGCAAGTCTCACTATCAAACCAAGGACTTCGACCTGAGTGGCGTGAAGGAGCGCACGAAGACCATCGGGGGCATCCCCGAGTATGCGCTGAGCAAGCTCGCGAACGTGCTGTTCACCATCGAGCTCGACAAGCGCCTCCAAGGCACCGGCGTCTCCACGTACGCGCTCCACCCTGGCGTCGTCGCGAGCGACGTGTGGCGCTCGGTGCCGTGGCCCGTCCGCTCCGTGATCAAGCTCTTCATGCTCACGAACGAAGAAGGTGCCCAAACCACGCTTCACTGCGCCCTCAGCGATGAGGCGGGCAAGGAGAGCGGGCTCTACTATGAGAAGTCTCGCCCGAAGAAGGCGAGTCGGCTGGCCCGCGATCCAGCACTACCCAAGCAGCTCTGGGACGCGAGCGCAGAGTGGGTCGGCATCCCCACGGAAACAGAAAAGCGTGCTATCAGCAACGGACAGCACGCTCAGAATCAAACCGCTTGA
- a CDS encoding ferritin-like domain-containing protein, giving the protein MGFLGFGSSRLSYDMFDLARNAAEAKRFATCERIYHKGQVLAWDGKEILPMLLEKHGGVRVAPEKKQALRRVFAIILWGELAAWKISAQLADRLVPLEAKMAATSQAFDEARHFYTMYDYLKELDYLPERLDPAPQALLDHVLSTDDLACKLLGMQLLIETIALAIFQEIRELNVEPVLSELMRYYERDEARHVGLGVQYLPILMKEMSRPQLIRMSLFQAKLVGFALWENKVLEPDFQALGIDQRRILDRARAKQMVAVREAWAAIGWDVDKNRGIAMPMIGATVELMFPTEETRNNRGARWGAVWNALTKPLATPADALDVHSSHAIKTARGNVVDGETTFLNS; this is encoded by the coding sequence ATGGGATTCCTAGGCTTTGGTAGCTCGCGGCTCAGCTACGACATGTTCGACCTGGCGCGGAACGCCGCAGAGGCCAAACGCTTCGCAACCTGTGAGCGGATCTACCACAAGGGTCAGGTGCTCGCGTGGGACGGCAAAGAGATCCTCCCTATGTTGCTGGAGAAGCATGGGGGGGTGAGGGTCGCACCCGAGAAGAAGCAAGCGCTACGTCGGGTCTTCGCGATCATTCTTTGGGGAGAATTAGCCGCGTGGAAAATATCAGCTCAGCTAGCGGATAGGTTGGTTCCGTTGGAGGCCAAGATGGCCGCAACGAGTCAGGCCTTCGACGAGGCGCGGCACTTCTACACGATGTACGACTACCTGAAGGAGCTCGACTACCTTCCGGAAAGGCTCGATCCCGCGCCCCAGGCCTTGCTGGATCATGTGCTGTCGACCGACGACTTGGCGTGCAAGCTGCTCGGCATGCAGCTCTTGATCGAGACGATCGCGCTCGCCATTTTTCAGGAGATCCGCGAGCTCAACGTGGAGCCCGTGCTGAGTGAACTGATGCGCTACTACGAGCGAGACGAAGCTCGACACGTGGGGCTGGGCGTTCAGTACCTGCCCATCTTGATGAAGGAGATGAGCCGGCCACAGCTGATCCGCATGAGCTTGTTTCAAGCCAAGCTCGTGGGGTTCGCGCTGTGGGAGAACAAGGTCCTCGAACCCGACTTCCAAGCGCTCGGCATCGATCAGCGTCGAATCCTGGACCGCGCGCGGGCCAAGCAGATGGTCGCGGTGCGTGAAGCTTGGGCGGCGATTGGCTGGGACGTGGACAAGAACCGCGGAATCGCCATGCCCATGATCGGCGCCACCGTGGAACTCATGTTCCCCACGGAAGAAACACGAAACAACCGGGGTGCCCGCTGGGGCGCCGTGTGGAACGCATTGACGAAGCCCCTCGCGACGCCAGCGGATGCACTGGATGTTCACTCCTCCCACGCCATCAAGACGGCGCGCGGCAACGTGGTCGACGGCGAGACGACCTTCCTGAACTCCTGA
- a CDS encoding PEGA domain-containing protein encodes MRRFLLTSLLATALISAPCLSTSSAQAQAEDVQKARTYFNAGAQAYEAGEYLAAIQAFDQAYKYSPRPAILFSAAQAYRRQYFIDKNAQNLQLAIKNYRSYLSKVAEGGRRADAAQALSELEPIAARLAASATPNPENPDAPPPPAPAPIIQQTRLMVSSQTKGTQVQLDGGATKQAPLIAEVKPGKHKVSLSAPGYFPEEREVQAAEGGIVAVDVRLRPQPAKISITTESGAEVRVDGRPAGVTPLNGPLELEAGTHLITVSRTGREPYSKELDLSRGEKRTLNVDLEVTTQRVASYVVLGTGVAGLLTGGVFTFLALRQEGKAQDIDDQRSSSNITRAQVLEYEDHIAKRDDFRTASVIAYGAGALLTATSVLLMSFDDPKINFDQRERTPKTKTQEEEAPQPSMEMSAAPFWGPGTLGGSLHGRF; translated from the coding sequence ATGAGACGCTTCTTGCTGACTAGCCTCCTGGCGACTGCCCTGATCAGCGCGCCTTGCCTCTCGACCTCGAGCGCACAAGCTCAAGCAGAAGACGTGCAGAAGGCGCGCACGTACTTCAACGCTGGCGCGCAAGCCTACGAAGCCGGCGAGTACCTGGCCGCGATCCAGGCCTTTGATCAGGCGTACAAGTACTCTCCACGCCCAGCGATCCTGTTCAGTGCGGCTCAGGCGTATCGCCGTCAGTACTTCATCGACAAGAACGCACAGAACCTTCAGCTCGCGATCAAGAACTACCGCAGCTACCTCTCCAAGGTTGCTGAGGGAGGTCGGCGAGCCGACGCGGCACAAGCCCTCTCGGAGCTGGAGCCCATCGCCGCGCGCTTGGCCGCGAGCGCCACCCCAAATCCGGAGAACCCCGACGCGCCCCCCCCGCCCGCTCCGGCGCCGATCATCCAGCAAACCCGCTTGATGGTCTCGTCACAGACCAAAGGAACGCAGGTGCAGCTGGACGGCGGCGCAACGAAGCAGGCGCCGTTGATTGCCGAGGTCAAACCAGGCAAGCACAAGGTCAGCCTATCTGCGCCAGGGTACTTCCCTGAGGAAAGAGAAGTGCAAGCCGCGGAAGGTGGCATCGTCGCCGTCGACGTGCGCCTCCGCCCCCAACCCGCAAAGATCAGCATCACCACGGAGAGCGGCGCCGAAGTCCGCGTCGACGGCAGGCCGGCTGGGGTGACACCGCTCAACGGGCCCCTGGAGCTCGAGGCGGGGACGCACCTGATCACGGTGAGTCGCACGGGTCGGGAACCCTACTCGAAGGAGCTCGACCTGAGCCGAGGCGAGAAGCGCACGCTGAACGTGGATTTGGAGGTCACGACCCAGCGCGTAGCCAGCTACGTCGTGCTCGGAACGGGTGTGGCAGGGCTCCTGACCGGCGGCGTCTTCACCTTCCTCGCGCTACGCCAGGAAGGCAAGGCGCAAGACATCGATGATCAACGGAGCAGCAGCAACATCACACGCGCCCAGGTCCTGGAGTACGAAGACCACATCGCGAAGCGGGACGATTTCCGCACGGCATCGGTTATCGCGTATGGAGCAGGCGCGCTGTTGACCGCCACGAGCGTGCTCTTGATGTCTTTCGACGACCCGAAGATCAACTTCGACCAGCGTGAGCGCACCCCCAAGACGAAGACTCAAGAAGAAGAGGCGCCTCAGCCAAGCATGGAGATGTCCGCGGCGCCGTTCTGGGGTCCTGGCACTCTCGGAGGATCACTCCACGGCCGCTTCTAG